One region of Paenibacillus polymyxa M1 genomic DNA includes:
- a CDS encoding YiiX/YebB-like N1pC/P60 family cysteine hydrolase produces MESNKYQNIRDQIKNGDFLICSGNGPMSELIKKVTNSPYSHVAFIMWFHDRLMVLESVETIGVRMVPLSSYVQNYNNTNKPYDGDVFIGRHNTLSHLLLSQNTEKTTTLRIMQRALDLLGKKYGTKDLAKIALRLTVGLGRREDDDEYICSEYVAECLSPGGISFTNIGGFIVPKHIAEDPMVNVWSRISVR; encoded by the coding sequence GTGGAATCAAATAAATATCAAAATATCCGAGATCAAATTAAAAATGGAGATTTTCTAATTTGTAGTGGTAACGGACCAATGAGTGAATTAATAAAAAAAGTAACCAATTCTCCTTATAGTCACGTTGCTTTTATTATGTGGTTCCACGATCGCCTTATGGTTCTAGAGAGTGTTGAAACAATCGGCGTGCGCATGGTGCCGTTATCATCCTATGTACAAAATTATAACAATACAAATAAACCTTATGATGGGGATGTATTTATCGGTAGACATAATACTCTTTCTCATCTATTGCTTAGTCAAAATACAGAAAAAACTACTACGTTACGTATAATGCAACGCGCCCTAGATTTACTGGGAAAAAAATATGGAACAAAAGATTTAGCGAAGATTGCATTAAGACTTACTGTTGGTTTAGGTAGACGAGAAGATGACGATGAATACATCTGTTCTGAATATGTCGCAGAGTGCCTTAGCCCTGGAGGAATATCTTTTACAAACATTGGAGGGTTTATTGTTCCGAAGCATATAGCGGAGGATCCAATGGTAAATGTGTGGAGTAGAATCAGCGTACGTTAA
- a CDS encoding Ig-like domain repeat protein, which yields MMLRTRTRRFAALIAAAVTFTTLVPGLPASADASPNPMEGIVLTKHERLGPEGFGTISYEDGIFYLTGKNNRAYSDDGGSSWKKLYGNNAQMDTAGDGNGNFLTVVGSGGYIRWDTTTRALESFEKTIYYPGFKPSMPSVAYFKGSFYAAGYETATMPQLGRIFKLNDDGESWEHIAVQGPALENKRFNKIRTNGTTMVAVGEYGLIATSTDGVTWTQRESGSSQHLVDVTVPADGSPIMAVGMYNTITISEDGGETWQAYGFKYDDPDIYSVTYARGYYVISNEYGKILYSTDARNWSEFNHGFGRIGINAINIDLPGQMVLVSGGGLVYSVSKATTSTALASSANPASVEQEVVFTATVSKPSNSPVTAAPTGTVTFKNGESVLGSAPLTVGQATYSVSDLSIGTHQITAVYSGDGAFGTSASAPLGQVVTDAVPKKSTTTTVTSTRNPSTVGQSVTIHATVTGPSGTPTGTLTFKDGDTVLDAVPMTVGAATYSTTQFMVGVHPITVTYSGDVQFEGSTSATLHQTVNADDSGNSDNGSGGSGGGSGGGSDPTTGTTPTAQPTTPEQPDAQKPEGNGEIPQDPNDIFRSQVVRADSNVIAGVQARTAEILENGGQFASIQYNDLGDHWSIPNVEKLTKLGVIHGYPTGGFEPDAVITRAEFAAMIDRGFVDMASRKVEINEEDFAAFSDIEGHWSSDNLKQLVAVGVMTGYEDGTIRPEKLITRQEMALMITRVLNAYILNRDTSDVAFSDLDGAYGAEAIKKAAALGIFTGKTKQRFDPFAGATRAESLQTIINTYTLSPAIKEALDSLS from the coding sequence ATGATGCTTCGAACACGCACGAGACGATTCGCCGCGCTTATCGCGGCGGCAGTAACCTTCACTACACTAGTCCCAGGACTCCCGGCAAGCGCGGACGCAAGCCCGAACCCGATGGAGGGGATCGTGCTCACGAAGCATGAACGACTCGGTCCCGAAGGGTTTGGGACCATCAGCTATGAGGATGGGATCTTCTACCTCACTGGAAAGAACAACCGTGCGTACTCCGACGACGGTGGGTCGAGCTGGAAGAAGCTGTACGGCAATAACGCCCAGATGGACACGGCCGGCGACGGCAACGGGAATTTCCTCACCGTCGTCGGTTCTGGCGGATATATTCGCTGGGATACGACCACACGGGCATTGGAATCGTTCGAAAAAACCATCTACTACCCGGGATTTAAGCCGTCCATGCCAAGCGTGGCCTACTTCAAGGGGTCTTTTTATGCGGCAGGCTACGAGACGGCCACGATGCCGCAGCTCGGCAGAATCTTCAAGCTGAACGACGACGGCGAATCCTGGGAACACATCGCGGTGCAAGGTCCTGCGCTGGAGAACAAGCGGTTCAATAAAATCAGAACGAACGGAACCACGATGGTCGCCGTCGGGGAGTACGGTCTGATCGCGACCTCGACGGACGGCGTCACGTGGACCCAAAGAGAATCCGGGTCGAGTCAGCACTTGGTGGACGTCACGGTCCCGGCCGACGGAAGCCCTATCATGGCCGTGGGCATGTACAATACGATCACGATCTCCGAAGACGGCGGGGAAACTTGGCAAGCGTATGGCTTCAAATATGATGACCCGGATATTTACAGCGTTACTTATGCACGCGGGTATTACGTCATCTCCAATGAATACGGAAAAATCCTTTACTCAACCGATGCTCGGAATTGGTCGGAATTCAATCACGGCTTCGGAAGAATAGGGATTAACGCCATTAATATCGACCTGCCGGGGCAGATGGTGCTTGTCAGCGGAGGTGGCTTGGTATATTCCGTAAGTAAGGCTACTACCTCTACAGCGTTAGCAAGCAGCGCGAATCCGGCTTCGGTCGAACAAGAAGTCGTCTTTACGGCAACCGTGTCGAAGCCGTCGAATTCCCCGGTGACGGCCGCGCCGACGGGGACGGTTACGTTCAAGAACGGCGAATCGGTACTGGGCAGCGCTCCGCTCACGGTAGGACAGGCGACTTATTCCGTGTCGGATTTAAGCATCGGGACGCATCAAATTACTGCGGTATACAGCGGCGATGGAGCGTTTGGGACAAGCGCCTCCGCTCCGCTTGGTCAAGTCGTGACCGACGCAGTGCCGAAGAAGTCCACGACCACGACCGTGACGAGTACGCGAAATCCGTCTACGGTGGGTCAGTCCGTCACGATTCACGCGACGGTAACGGGACCCTCCGGTACGCCGACAGGTACCTTGACCTTCAAGGATGGCGACACGGTGTTGGATGCCGTACCGATGACGGTAGGCGCGGCAACCTACTCGACGACGCAGTTCATGGTAGGCGTGCATCCCATTACTGTGACGTACAGCGGAGACGTTCAGTTCGAAGGCAGCACCTCCGCCACGCTCCATCAGACGGTAAACGCCGACGATTCCGGCAACTCCGATAACGGGTCCGGCGGAAGCGGCGGCGGAAGTGGCGGTGGAAGCGACCCGACGACGGGAACGACCCCGACGGCGCAGCCAACGACGCCGGAACAGCCGGATGCGCAGAAGCCGGAAGGAAACGGGGAAATCCCCCAAGACCCGAACGATATTTTCAGAAGCCAAGTCGTTCGTGCGGACAGCAACGTCATTGCCGGCGTTCAAGCGAGAACGGCAGAAATCTTAGAAAACGGCGGACAATTCGCGTCGATTCAATACAACGATCTCGGGGATCACTGGTCTATCCCGAACGTCGAGAAGCTGACTAAGCTCGGCGTCATCCACGGGTACCCTACCGGTGGCTTCGAGCCCGATGCGGTCATTACGCGGGCCGAATTCGCGGCGATGATCGACAGGGGCTTCGTGGATATGGCTAGTAGAAAAGTTGAGATCAATGAGGAAGATTTCGCGGCCTTCAGCGATATCGAGGGGCATTGGTCTTCCGATAACTTAAAGCAGCTTGTAGCGGTCGGCGTTATGACGGGATACGAGGACGGCACGATCCGTCCGGAGAAGTTGATAACGCGCCAAGAGATGGCCCTCATGATCACTCGAGTACTGAATGCATATATTTTGAACCGCGATACATCTGATGTAGCGTTTAGCGATTTGGACGGCGCGTACGGCGCGGAGGCGATTAAGAAGGCTGCGGCACTGGGCATCTTCACTGGGAAGACGAAACAGCGCTTCGACCCGTTTGCGGGTGCGACGCGCGCCGAGTCCCTCCAGACGATCATCAACACTTATACGTTAAGCCCAGCCATCAAGGAAGCATTGGACAGCTTGAGTTGA
- a CDS encoding PocR ligand-binding domain-containing protein has protein sequence MLPYCQKCDSRGGLEAVRLNEPYVYLCHFNIIDIAIPITIDGKYIGAVMAGQVKLADPDKGTHLEQIVSSKNVPMHEAKLQELQDDYEQLPVMTYEEIVKISNMLSPLCNYIVEEALNKNLLVEMFEKASGSQESVNLSTILPGYSIRNIESIKKEMTNAIADAYLKNCPSDNACTSPALQPAFEYIHSHKSEQVTLKHMADLCHLSPSYFSRLSAKETGENFTTYLAKLKIKWAKQLLEVTDMPISQISDELGFNESGYFIKIFKKFEEITPALYRKYIQEQSVT, from the coding sequence CTGCTTCCCTACTGCCAAAAATGCGATTCACGCGGCGGGCTGGAAGCGGTTCGGTTGAATGAACCTTATGTATACCTGTGTCATTTCAATATTATTGATATCGCCATTCCCATCACCATTGATGGGAAATACATTGGAGCCGTGATGGCAGGGCAAGTTAAACTTGCAGATCCGGACAAAGGCACCCATCTGGAACAGATCGTCTCTTCCAAAAATGTGCCCATGCATGAAGCGAAGCTGCAGGAACTGCAGGACGATTATGAACAGCTGCCTGTCATGACCTATGAAGAGATTGTAAAAATCTCCAACATGCTGTCCCCGCTGTGCAACTATATTGTAGAGGAAGCTCTCAATAAAAACTTGCTGGTGGAGATGTTCGAGAAGGCTTCCGGCTCCCAGGAATCCGTTAATCTATCCACGATTTTGCCTGGGTACTCCATTCGCAATATTGAATCCATCAAAAAGGAAATGACCAATGCGATTGCGGATGCCTATCTCAAAAACTGCCCAAGCGATAATGCATGTACCAGCCCTGCGTTACAGCCTGCTTTTGAATATATTCACAGTCACAAGAGTGAGCAGGTGACATTGAAACACATGGCAGATCTATGCCACCTTAGTCCAAGCTATTTCAGCAGACTATCTGCCAAGGAAACCGGGGAGAATTTCACAACCTATCTGGCCAAGCTCAAAATCAAGTGGGCCAAGCAATTGCTGGAGGTTACCGACATGCCGATCTCACAGATCAGTGATGAGCTGGGTTTTAACGAATCAGGGTACTTTATCAAAATTTTCAAAAAATTCGAAGAGATCACGCCTGCCCTATATCGCAAATACATTCAAGAGCAATCTGTCACCTAG
- a CDS encoding tyrosine-type recombinase/integrase, translating into MCPYFFVSQRSKKLSDRGAQHIVENYRNRTRIEHLTLHALRHTFGHYLISAGMIYSK; encoded by the coding sequence ATTTGTCCTTATTTCTTTGTTTCTCAGCGATCGAAGAAATTGTCCGATCGCGGTGCACAGCATATTGTGGAGAATTACCGGAATAGAACGCGGATTGAACATCTAACTTTGCATGCGCTAAGACACACGTTTGGCCATTATTTAATTAGTGCGGGAATGATTTACAGCAAGTGA
- a CDS encoding SMI1/KNR4 family protein, with protein sequence MESAALEPIRALLNQAYQTVMGKSCTRESEQAIVDFEKKHNVILPESYRDLLLYYGACHFGDPALYSVQELDWAYPAFLEAYHEYKKEYDLPEDLNPFPIGGFGEGSIAVLERNSGKVLMLIHDYAGDYPFQEVAPHFNGLMEMLAGSAIWVQEQMK encoded by the coding sequence ATGGAATCAGCGGCATTAGAACCAATTCGGGCTCTTTTGAATCAGGCATATCAGACCGTAATGGGGAAGAGCTGTACGCGGGAATCGGAGCAGGCGATCGTTGATTTTGAGAAAAAGCACAACGTTATTCTTCCCGAGTCGTACCGGGACCTTTTGCTGTACTACGGTGCCTGCCACTTCGGTGATCCTGCGCTCTATTCCGTACAGGAATTGGACTGGGCATACCCTGCATTTTTGGAAGCGTATCATGAGTATAAGAAAGAGTACGACCTGCCTGAAGACCTGAATCCGTTCCCGATTGGCGGTTTTGGAGAAGGAAGCATTGCTGTTCTGGAACGGAATTCGGGTAAAGTTCTGATGCTTATCCACGACTATGCAGGAGATTATCCATTTCAGGAGGTAGCGCCTCACTTTAACGGATTGATGGAGATGCTGGCCGGTTCTGCGATCTGGGTTCAGGAACAGATGAAATAG
- a CDS encoding YetF domain-containing protein: protein MQYIPKFRDLMIGVPSVVIKDGEMMLKEIKKAKLTTGEVEVSLRQNKVGNIKDVDLAIFESNGKLSTILNNEQAAATKKDIQMTLDVLANNGFRIPEEKITEGKTAPLFERSL from the coding sequence ATGCAATACATACCGAAATTTAGGGATCTTATGATCGGCGTCCCTTCCGTAGTTATTAAAGACGGTGAAATGATGCTGAAGGAGATTAAAAAGGCCAAGTTAACCACTGGTGAGGTGGAAGTTAGCCTACGACAAAACAAAGTCGGTAATATAAAAGATGTAGATTTGGCTATTTTCGAATCAAACGGTAAATTATCGACTATTCTAAATAATGAGCAAGCTGCGGCAACAAAGAAGGACATCCAGATGACCCTGGATGTCCTAGCCAACAATGGTTTTCGCATTCCTGAAGAAAAAATTACCGAAGGGAAAACAGCACCATTATTTGAAAGAAGCTTATAA
- a CDS encoding glycerol dehydrogenase, whose product MAVGKQFGIFAYILAEPMGSSEGYTPSAVGTNAALALAKLCYEMLLTDGAKSKVASDSKKGNLKKQKITQPNI is encoded by the coding sequence TTGGCAGTAGGGAAGCAGTTCGGGATCTTTGCGTACATTTTGGCAGAGCCAATGGGATCAAGCGAAGGATATACTCCGTCTGCTGTAGGTACGAATGCAGCACTGGCGCTGGCAAAATTGTGTTATGAAATGCTGCTGACTGACGGAGCGAAATCAAAAGTAGCCAGCGACAGCAAGAAAGGGAACTTAAAAAAACAAAAAATAACACAGCCCAATATCTAG